Sequence from the Candidatus Woesearchaeota archaeon genome:
TAAAGCAGACATAGATGCAGCAATACAAGATGCAAACCCTGATAACAAAGAAAGATACACCTTTTTAGAAGGACCACCAACAGCAAACGCCCCGCCAGCACTTCATCACGTTGAGGCAAGAGTCTTTAAAGACCTCTTCACTCGATACAAAACACTCCAAGGCTACAAAGTCTCTCGAAAAGGAGGATGGGATTGCCACGGACTGCCTGTTGAAGTACAAGTAGAAAAAAAACTCAAACTCGATTCAAAAAAAGACGTTGTGAAATACGGCATTGATAAGTTTATTGCAGAATGCAAACAAGATGTGTTCTCATTTATTAAACCGTGGTCGGATATGACTGAAAAACTCGCCTTCTGGGTTGACTTGGATAATCCTTACGTCACACTGCACACGCCTTATATGGAAAGCGAATGGTGGGCGCTGAAACAAATTTATGAAAAAGAATTATTGTACAAAGGACATAAAGTCGTACCTTATTGCTCGCGATGCGGCACACCACTTTCCTCACATGAAGTTGCACAAGGCTATAAAGATGTAGATGACACCACCGTCGTTGCCACTTTTGTTGCACAAGACCAAGCATTTTTTGTAAAGAAAAATTTAACAGTTCCTAACAAACCAGTAACGTTTCTTGCATGGACAACAACACCTTGGACATTACCAAGTAACTTAGCACTAGCTGTTCATCCACAAGTTAATTATGCATTTGTTGAAAGCGATACAGCAATTTATGTTCTCGCAGAAGATTTAGTTACAAAATATTTTCCTGAAAACCAGAAAGTAATTGGCAGTATGCTAGGAAAAGAATTGCAAGATAAAACTTACGAACCATTATTCCCTTATTTTGCAGATGACGCGCCAAACTCATTTCGCGTAATCACTGCAGACTATGTTACTACGGAAGATGGAACGGGAATAGTTCATCAAGCACCTGCATTCGGTGAAGATGATAATCTCGTTTGCAAAGCACACGGCATTGACTTTGTTAATCCCGTCACTGAACACGGTACCTTTACTGAAGAAGTTATAGACTTTGCAGGACAATTTGTAAAAGATGCAGATCCCGCAATCATTGAACATTTAGAAAAAATCGGAAAACTATTTACAACAGAAAAATATGTACACTCTTATCCTTTTTGTTGGCGATGCAATACGCCACTTATTTACTATGCTATGGATGCATGGTTTATCAAAGTATCAGAACCACATCTTAAGAAGCGTTTACTCGAACTTAATGATATGATTAATTGGTATCCGGCAACTATTAAAACAGGACGGTTTGGCAACTGGCTAGAACATGCTCGAGACTGGGCACTTTCTCGAAATAAATTCTGGGGAACACCATTACCTATTTGGATCTGCGAAAATGAGAACTGCAAACACGAAGAAATTATCGGAAGCATTGCAGAACTACACGAAAAAACAGGAACACTCGTTGATGATTTACATTTAGGAACAGTAAATCCACTTACTTATGCGTGTGAACACTGTGGAAAAACAATGAGGCGAACACCTGAAGTTATTGATACTTGGTTTGATAGTGGTAGCGCACCATTTGCACAATTTCATTATCCATTTGAAAATAAAGATCTTTTTGAAGAATCATTCCCTTATGATTTTATTTCTGAAGGAATAGATCAAACAAGAGGATGGTTTTACACACTCCATGTTATTAACGGAATTTTATTTGATAGGCCTGCGTACAAAAACGTAGCAGTTGCAGGTTTACTTTCCGATGATAATGGCGAGAAAATGAGTAAGAGTAAAGGAAATATTATTGTTCCTGCAGAAATATTTGCAAAAGAAGGTGTTGATGGTGTGCGCTTAGCAATGGCATCTTATCCTTTAGGAAATGCAATACGTTTTGGAGAATCAGTTTTTAAGGAACAACTTAAACCATTCTTTACTATTTTTTGGAATACTTATTATTATATTAATGATTATATTACTCGAACAGGACTGACAGGAATAGAAACGCATGATGGTCGAACACTTGAAGATGAGTGGCTTATATCAAAAACGAGTTCTCTTATTATTGAAGTTGAAGAGCGATTAGAAAAACACGAATACAATCACGCAATAAACGTAATTATTGATTTTGTTAGTAATACATTATCTAGAACATATATTAAATTAGTACGTGACCGAACTGCTGAGAAAGATGAATCGCTAGCTTATGTTATGCGACATGCATTAGAAACAGCAACTACGCTACTTTCGCCATTTGCACCTTACTTAACAGAACATATTTATCAAAACTTTTTCGCACATAAACCAAGTTGGAGTATTCATTTTTCATCATGGCCAAAGGCAGGTTATCAAAATAAACAACTCGAAAAAGAATTTGAACTAGCACAACAATTTATTGCTGGCATTTTGGCAGCTCGAGAAAAAGCTCAGCGAGGAGTTCGATGGCCTGTTAAAGAAGTAAAAATATTAACGCAAGAAAAAGTAAGTCTGCAAGAAAGTATTTTTGATTTGGTCTTAACACAAACAAACGTTAAACAAATAGACTTTGTAACAGATTTTCCTGTAATGTATAAATTTGAAATAGATTTTAGAAAACTAGGCGAAGTATTTGGAACGGAAACTGGTGATGTTATACCTTTAGTTAAAGAGCATTTGGATATGATTACCACTACTTTAAATCAAAGTGAAACAGTTGTTGTAGGCAAGTGGACTTTAGAGCGAGATTATTTTAAAGTAGAAAAAATAATTCCCAAACCTTATATTATGGCTCCTTTTAATTCTGGAGAAGTATATTTAGATACAACGATGACTCTTGAACTTGAAGCTGAAGGATTTGCACGAGAAATTACTAGGCGAGTACAAGACCTTCGAAAAACCGCAGGTTTACAAAAAAATGATGCAATAGTTCTTAGCATCCAAACAGAAGATTTAGCAGATGTCGTAAAAATACATCACGAAAGCATTGGTACAAAAGTTGGTGCTGAAAAGTTTGATCTAAATACTGGTAAAGTATACGAACATATTTGTGAAGAGCAAGTTAAAGGAAAAACATTTACTCTCTCTCTTCAGAAAATATAATTCTTCTTTTGCTGCTTAACAGCAAATTGTTTGATTAACTTGTTGCACAATTATTATTAACTTTGTTTATACGATAACAAAATATTTTTAAACTGTACATTTTTGTTTTTCTTGTATGACAACAACCATGATTGATAAAACTTACACGTATGCAGTTATAGGCGCGTCAAATAACGAAGAAAAATTTGGCTATAAAGTTGCTTACTACCTACAACATAATGGGTATACTATGGTGCCAGTACATCCTAAAGAAGAAATAATTCTAGATACGCTTGTTTACAAAACACTTGAAGATGTAAGAACAGAAGTTGATGTTGTTATTTTTGTTGTGCCGCCGAATGTAACCGAACAAGTTTTAGAAACGGTGTATGCTGAAGGAATTACTAAGGTGTGGTTTCAACCAGGAAGCGAAAGCGATTTAGCAATACAATTTTGTAAATTAAATAATATTGCATATGTTGCTGGCGCTTGTATTATGACGTCGCAATAATTGTCCGTACTTAGTTTCCTTATTCTTTGGTAAAACTTTATAAATAGATTATTGCTTCTGAGAGCTACGACCGAGTACTTTTTTTAACGCGGGGATGCCGGAGTGGTCAAACGGGCTGCGTTTAGGCCGCAGTGGCTTAGTGCCTACGAGAGTTCGAATCTCTTTCCCCGCACCATATTTCTCTCCACGTTCAAAATATGTCGCGTCTTCAGAGTTTCGAACGCGCGAAAAAATGCAAAGCATTTTTGGCGCCCCTTCGCCGCGCTTGAGGAATTTCTTTTCCTGCACCTTTTTTTTAGTGTACTATTTTTCTGTGTTCTGTTG
This genomic interval carries:
- the ileS gene encoding isoleucine--tRNA ligase; this translates as MDKKYDFLAIEKEILSLWRAHKADIDAAIQDANPDNKERYTFLEGPPTANAPPALHHVEARVFKDLFTRYKTLQGYKVSRKGGWDCHGLPVEVQVEKKLKLDSKKDVVKYGIDKFIAECKQDVFSFIKPWSDMTEKLAFWVDLDNPYVTLHTPYMESEWWALKQIYEKELLYKGHKVVPYCSRCGTPLSSHEVAQGYKDVDDTTVVATFVAQDQAFFVKKNLTVPNKPVTFLAWTTTPWTLPSNLALAVHPQVNYAFVESDTAIYVLAEDLVTKYFPENQKVIGSMLGKELQDKTYEPLFPYFADDAPNSFRVITADYVTTEDGTGIVHQAPAFGEDDNLVCKAHGIDFVNPVTEHGTFTEEVIDFAGQFVKDADPAIIEHLEKIGKLFTTEKYVHSYPFCWRCNTPLIYYAMDAWFIKVSEPHLKKRLLELNDMINWYPATIKTGRFGNWLEHARDWALSRNKFWGTPLPIWICENENCKHEEIIGSIAELHEKTGTLVDDLHLGTVNPLTYACEHCGKTMRRTPEVIDTWFDSGSAPFAQFHYPFENKDLFEESFPYDFISEGIDQTRGWFYTLHVINGILFDRPAYKNVAVAGLLSDDNGEKMSKSKGNIIVPAEIFAKEGVDGVRLAMASYPLGNAIRFGESVFKEQLKPFFTIFWNTYYYINDYITRTGLTGIETHDGRTLEDEWLISKTSSLIIEVEERLEKHEYNHAINVIIDFVSNTLSRTYIKLVRDRTAEKDESLAYVMRHALETATTLLSPFAPYLTEHIYQNFFAHKPSWSIHFSSWPKAGYQNKQLEKEFELAQQFIAGILAAREKAQRGVRWPVKEVKILTQEKVSLQESIFDLVLTQTNVKQIDFVTDFPVMYKFEIDFRKLGEVFGTETGDVIPLVKEHLDMITTTLNQSETVVVGKWTLERDYFKVEKIIPKPYIMAPFNSGEVYLDTTMTLELEAEGFAREITRRVQDLRKTAGLQKNDAIVLSIQTEDLADVVKIHHESIGTKVGAEKFDLNTGKVYEHICEEQVKGKTFTLSLQKI
- a CDS encoding CoA-binding protein, encoding MTTTMIDKTYTYAVIGASNNEEKFGYKVAYYLQHNGYTMVPVHPKEEIILDTLVYKTLEDVRTEVDVVIFVVPPNVTEQVLETVYAEGITKVWFQPGSESDLAIQFCKLNNIAYVAGACIMTSQ